The Porphyrobacter sp. HT-58-2 genome segment CTTGGTCTTTCGGCGACAGGGTATCTCACCCTGTTTGTCGCTACTCATGTCAGCATTCGCACTTCCGATACGTCCAGAGTCGGTTACCCTCCTCCTTCGCTCGCTTACGGAACGCTCCGCTACCGCTGCAGTAAACTGCAACCCTAAGCTTCGGTGCGTATCTTTAGCCCCGTTACATCTTCGCCGCAGGAACCCTTATTTAGACCAGTGAGCTGTTACGCTTTCTTTAAAGGATGGCTGCTTCTAAGCCAACCTCCTGGTTGTTTTGGGATTCCCACATGCTTTCCCACTTAGATACGACTTGGGGACCTTAGCTGTAGGTTAGGGCTGTTTCCCTTTTGACGACGGACCTTAGCACCCGCCGTCTGTCTGCCAGACAAGACTCGATGGTATTCGGAGTTTGGTTAGGTTTGGTACCGCTCGCGCAGCCCTAGCCCATCCAGTGCTCTACCCCCATCGGCATACATCTGACGCTCTACCTCAATAGATTTCGCGGAGAACCAGCTATTTCCCGGCTTGATTGGCCTTTCACCCCTAAACACAAGTCATCCGAGCATTTTTCAACATGCAACGGTTCGATCCTCCAGTGCGTGTTACCGCACCTTCAATCTGCTCATGCCTAGATCGCCGGGTTTCGGGTCTAATCCAACATACTCAGTCGCCCTATTCAGACTCGCTTTCGCTTCGCCTACACCTAACGGCTTAAGCTCGCATGCTAGATTAAGTCACTGACCCATTATGCAAGAGGTACGCTGTCACTCCCTATGGAGCTCCAACTGCTTGTAAGCATTCGGTTTCAGGTACTGTTTCACTCCCCTAATCGGGGTGCTTTTCACCTTTCCCTCACGGTACTGTGTTCGCTATCGGTCATGTACGAGTATTTAGGCTTAGAGGGTGGTCCCCCTATGTTCAGACAGGATTTCACGTGTCCCGCCCTACTCAAGTCCTTCATCATCACTTTCGCATACGGGACTGTCACCCGCTGTGGTCACACTTTCCAGAGTGTTCTGCTAGTTGAAATGAAGGCACTGGCCTGGTCCCGGTTCGCTCGCCACTACTACGGGAATCTCTGTTGATGTCTTTTCCTCCGGGTACTGAGATGTTTCAGTTCCCCGGGTTCGCTTCACCAAGCCTATATATTCAGCTCGGTGATACCTTATCCACCTCGCCCAGGCAGCCCGAAAGCCAACTGGAAGAAATGGTGAAGGTGGGTTTCCCCATTCGGAAATCGCCGGATCAAAGTTTGCTCACAACTCCCCGACGCTTATCGCAGCGTGCCACGTCCTTCATCGCCTGTACATGCCAAGGCATCCACCAAATGCTCTTACCTCACGCTTGAGAATCCACACCATCAACGTCAGGCCTGCATAAAAGCCTGAGCGCTTGAAGATGGTGGGAGAATTATCTCAGCCAGATAATCAATTTGATTGATTTGTGATGCACGATCGTCGCCACAAGGCGAACCCTGTCCGTTACAATCCATGCGCCACGGCATCGATTTAAAAACCCATTCACAATGTCAAAGATCGGCGACGCTGACTAATCAGCACGATCGCCTGACCTGCCGAAGCAGGATCTGGTTTCGTTTCATCTATCGGAATGTGATGTACCTGGTGGAGCCTATCGGGATCGAACCGATGACCCCCTGCTTGCAAAGCAGGTGCTCTCCCAGCTGAGCTAAGGCCCCTTGAGGTAATGGTGGGCCTGAGAGGATTTGAACCTCTGACCTCACCCTTATCAGGGGTGCGCTCTAACCAACTGAGCTACAGGCCCACACCACCGTATCCGGCTGCCATTCCCGAAGGAACAGGCTGCCGCATGGGCGTGAGCCGGCTCAGGCACACAGCGCAACGCCAAGTAACCTTGGGGCGCGCTGTATTCCGATTGATGAAAGGACATGAGGACGACGGCAATGTTCTTTGGAAGACCGCGAAGCACTTCCGATGGCTGGCATCGGCGCTTTCGCAAGTATCCTTAGAAAGGAGGTGATCCAGCCGCAGGTTCCCCTACGGCTACCTTGTTACGACTTCACCCCAGTCGCTGAACCCACCGTGGTCAGCTGCCTCCTTGCGGTTAGCGCACTGCCTTCGGGTGAATCCAACTCCCATGGTGTGACGGGCGGTGTGTACAAGGCCTGGGAACGTATTCACCGCGGCATGCTGATCCGCGATTACTAGCGATTCCGCCTTCATGCCCTCGAGTTGCAGAGGACAATCCGAACTGAGACATCTTTTGGAGATTAGCGCATCCTTGCGGAATAGCTGCCCACTGTAGATGCCATTGTAGCACGTGTGTAGCCCAGCCTGTAAGGGCCATGAGGACTTGACGTCATCCCCACCTTCCTCCGGCTTATCACCGGCAGTTTCCTTAAAGTGCCCAACTTAATGATGGCAACTAAGGACGAGGGTTGCGCTCGTTGCGGGACTTAACCCAACATCTCACGACACGAGCTGACGACAGCCATGCAGCACCTGTCACTAGGTCCCCGAAGGGAAGAAATCTGTCTCCAGAAGTCGTCCTAGGATGTCAAAGGCTGGTAAGGTTCTGCGCGTTGCTTCGAATTAAACCACATGCTCCACCGCTTGTGCAGGCCCCCGTCAATTCCTTTGAGTTTTAATCTTGCGACCGTACTCCCCAGGCGGATAACTTAATGCGTTAGCTGCGCCACCCAAGTTCTATGAACCCGGACAGCTAGTTATCATCGTTTACGGCGTGGACTACCAGGGTATCTAATCCTGTTTGCTCCCCACGCTTTCGCACCTCAGCGTCAATACTTGTCCAGCGAGTCGCCTTCGCCACTGGTGTTCTTCCGAATATCTACGAATTTCACCTCTACACTCGGAATTCCACTCGCCTCTCCAAGATTCTAGCTTCCCAGTTTCAAGGGCAGTTCCGAGGTTGAGCCCCGGGATTTCACCCCTGACTTAAAAAGCCGCCTACGTGCGCTTTACGCCCAGTAATTCCGAACAACGCTAGCTCCCTCCGTATTACCGCGGCTGCTGGCACGGAGTTAGCCGGAGCTTATTCTCCAGGTACTGTCATTATCATCCCTGGTAAAAGAGCTTTACAACCCTAAGGCCTTCATCACTCACGCGGCATTGCTGGATCAGGCTTTCGCCCATTGTCCAATATTCCCCACTGCTGCCTCCCGTAGGAGTCTGGGCCGTGTCTCAGTCCCAGTGTGGCTGATCATCCTCTCAGACCAGCTATGGATCGTCGCCTTGGTAGGCCTTTACCCCACCAACTAGCTAATCCAACGCGGGCCCATCCAAAGGCGATAAATCTTTGGTCCGAAGACATTATCCGGTATTAGCTCAAATTTCTCTGAGTTATTCCGAACCTAAGGGCAGGTTCCCACGCGTTACGCACCCGTGCGCCACTAGACCCGAAGGTCTCGTTCGACTTGCATGTGTTAGGCATGCCGCCAGCGTTCGTTCTGAGCCAGGATCAAACTCTCAAGTTGTGTCACACACCAATCAGGCATGGGGAAAACCCCATCCGCCAGACTGGCATGAGCTGCAAGGAGCCGATACCTGCACTGTCAAACGTAATGGATACGAATGAACATGCTTGCCATCCGGGCAGGCGTGGAGCCTGCGATCGGATGTGGCGATCGGCTTGAGTTAACCGGTTACCGGAGCCTTGAGGTCCCCGGACCGGGCGCCGTCGCCCACATGTCCCTTCATCAAAAACCAACGATGTCAAAGAGCCGCCAGACAGAAATGGCGGACAGCGCTTGGTTCCCCGATTTACACCGGGGGACCGGCTATCCGAATTTGTTGGCGACCGAGCGTTGCGGTGGCGGTGGAAGCCGTCAGCGCCGCGTCGGTGGAGCCCATCTATGAGCGCTTCCTGATTCGGTCAACGGCTTTTTGCAATTTTATTTCACGAGCCTCAAAAAACGGCAGATTTTCGCCATTTTTTGTCCTACATTTTGGCTGTTCGAAGCCCATTTTGGCCGCCTGGATCGTGCCATTAGCCCGGCGAATCTGGGTGAATCACGGCTCTGAAGCGCTCTCCAGCCTCTCTTTACCCTCCGTCAGACGCGCATTTGGCCCTTGCTGGTGCGATTCACGCGCAGGCTTTCCGCGATTCCCGATTCCACACACAGCGGCTTGGTGTTGGGAACTGCCTTCTCCAGTGGTAGGATCGCTATCGTGGACGAACCGACACGGGTTCCGCCGCATGGGAGAGAACAATGCTTGCGCGACCGATCGTTCCGCTTCTCGCTTTGTGGGCTGCACTGCCCGCCGCCGCAGAGAGCCCCGTGCCTCCGCCCGATCAAGCAGCAGGCGCTGCCGGACTGGTCAATCCAGCGGCAGAAACCCTGTCGCTTGACCAGGAACGCCACAACCGCCTTACCCTGCCAGTTATGGTCGAAGGTGTCGGTCCGTTCGCCTTCATGATCGACACCGGCAGTCAGGCTACTGCGGTGACCCATGAGATCCGCACCATCGCTCGCCTGCCTTCAGCCGGCAAGGCAGTTCTGGTCGGCATGGCCAGCCGCCGCGAGGTCGAGCTGGTTGATGTCCGCCGCCTCGAGTTCGGTACCAACAGCTTCACCAATTTCTCCGCCCCCGTGCTTGCCCGCGAACATGTTGGCGCGGACGGCATCATCGGGCTCGACGCGCTGCAGGACTTCCGGGTGCTGATCGATTTCCGCAAGCAGACCATCGCGCTTGAGGATACGGATACGAGAAAAGGCCGCAGCGGGTTCGAGATCGTGGTGCGCGCGCATCAGAGGCTGGGCCAATTGCTCATCACCGATGCTCTAGTGGAAGGCGTCCGCGCAACGGTGATCATCGACACCGGCGCGCAGGCGAGCCTGGGCAATACCGCCTTGCGCGAGCGAATTCGCGCCAAGCGCGCGGAGGATGTGATCACCAGAGACGTCAATGGTGTCGATCTGGTCGGCGAACTTGCCGTGGTGCGCTCCCTTTCGATCGAGGGACTGACGATGAGCGATGTCCCGCTGACCTTTGCCGATACCCCAGCCTTTGCTGCGCTGGGCCTTGCCGACGAACCGGTAATCTCGGTCGGCATGCAGCACCTTGCCCTGTTTGACCGGGTGGCGATCGATTTCAGTCGCCAGCGAATCATGTTCGACCTGCCAAGCGATGTCGCCCGCGCACTTCGTCATGCGCGGCAGATGGGGAACTACCGGCTCTCCTTCTAGGCGACACCGCCTTGCGGTTGGCGTCGGCTGCGCCCACATGACAAGGCGAGATGCCGCCAGAAGCCACAGCCCCCGCCGATCCCGCCGCTGCCAATAAGAAGACTCGCGCGCGCGACGTCGAAAGCTGGCCGACGCTCAAG includes the following:
- a CDS encoding retroviral-like aspartic protease family protein — its product is MLARPIVPLLALWAALPAAAESPVPPPDQAAGAAGLVNPAAETLSLDQERHNRLTLPVMVEGVGPFAFMIDTGSQATAVTHEIRTIARLPSAGKAVLVGMASRREVELVDVRRLEFGTNSFTNFSAPVLAREHVGADGIIGLDALQDFRVLIDFRKQTIALEDTDTRKGRSGFEIVVRAHQRLGQLLITDALVEGVRATVIIDTGAQASLGNTALRERIRAKRAEDVITRDVNGVDLVGELAVVRSLSIEGLTMSDVPLTFADTPAFAALGLADEPVISVGMQHLALFDRVAIDFSRQRIMFDLPSDVARALRHARQMGNYRLSF